One genomic window of Halovivax cerinus includes the following:
- a CDS encoding DEAD/DEAH box helicase, whose amino-acid sequence MEPSESVDLDGRLPVDTDADIADRDVLDLFEPAVQEWWIREFGEYVPENGGFFTPPQREAIPKIHDGTNTLVCAPTGSGKTLSSFSAIIDELFRRDRERADGLDNSVYCLYVSPLKSLANDIHRNLTRPLSGIESIIEERGDDVGEIRHAIRHGDTPSSERQKMLDETPHILNTTPETLAILLNSPKFREKLRTVEYVVVDEIHSLAEGKRGTHLSVSLERLEAMAEGDITRIGCSATIDPLDDVAEFLVGREVPADAADDSLPGEPRECEIVDARFARDFDLELECPTDDLINTPRDIVQDRFYRRLHDLIRDHTNTLVFTNTRSGAERVLHELRERYPGPGGDGRSDDGTNDETGDGTNDETNERATADAASGYDEANSACHHGSLSKDVRQSVEAKLKSGELDVVTSSTSLELGIDMPHVDLVVQVGSPKSVAALLQRVGRAGHRVGQTVTGRVIALDRDELVECAVMLTKAEEGFVDSVSIPENAHDVAAQHVYGMGIAEIRPEREVKAILRRAYPFRNYDDERYERLIRYLTADYAGLEDRNVYAKIWRDENDPPDGEHHYAEYPVGETLIGKRGRLARVIYMTNIGTIPDSFTCSVYTRASDEWVGQLDEDYLDTLEKGDVFVLGGNHFEYRYRRGSKVYVDHTRARPTVPSWYSERLPLSTDLGREILDFQRELLSHYEAGGSARVRAWLRDVPLDDDSVRALARLFDQQCRYGGTESVSTDDRLAIEIERNRDEYERHYYVHSNYGRRVNDGLSRLLAYHCAQEATANVRVAVADNGFVLSMPLNRKVDVPGILADLDPESVRSDLRDALSGTDLLQRYFRINATRSLMILKRYKGYEKSASEQQVSSEMLLGFAEGLEDFAVVEETYREILEDKLAVDEIESIVDAIDAGELTVTRSLFDSPTPRAFGLATLSASDVVLAEDESAALQSFHDRVLSEIDAATPTGVATDD is encoded by the coding sequence ATGGAACCCTCCGAGTCGGTCGACCTCGACGGGCGGTTGCCGGTCGACACCGACGCGGACATCGCCGATCGCGACGTCCTGGACCTGTTCGAACCCGCCGTCCAGGAGTGGTGGATCCGCGAGTTCGGCGAGTACGTCCCCGAGAACGGCGGCTTCTTCACGCCGCCCCAGCGCGAGGCCATCCCGAAGATCCACGACGGGACGAACACGCTCGTCTGTGCGCCGACGGGCAGCGGAAAGACGTTGAGTTCGTTCAGCGCGATCATCGACGAACTCTTTCGCCGCGATCGCGAGCGGGCCGACGGGCTGGACAATTCGGTCTACTGCCTGTACGTCTCCCCGTTGAAGTCGCTCGCCAACGACATCCACCGCAACCTCACCCGGCCGCTCTCCGGTATCGAATCGATCATCGAGGAACGGGGCGACGACGTCGGCGAGATCCGCCACGCGATCCGCCACGGCGACACGCCCTCGTCCGAGCGCCAGAAGATGTTGGACGAGACGCCGCACATCTTGAACACGACGCCCGAGACGCTCGCGATCTTGCTCAACTCGCCGAAGTTTCGCGAGAAGCTCCGGACCGTCGAGTACGTCGTCGTCGACGAGATCCACTCGCTCGCCGAGGGCAAACGCGGCACGCACCTCTCCGTGAGTCTGGAACGACTCGAAGCGATGGCCGAGGGCGATATCACGCGTATCGGCTGTTCGGCGACGATCGACCCGCTCGACGACGTCGCCGAGTTCCTCGTCGGTCGCGAGGTACCCGCCGACGCGGCCGACGATTCGCTGCCCGGCGAGCCCCGTGAGTGCGAGATCGTCGACGCCAGGTTCGCCCGCGATTTCGACCTCGAACTGGAGTGTCCGACGGACGACCTCATCAACACGCCACGAGATATCGTCCAGGACCGCTTCTATCGGCGACTCCACGACCTGATCCGGGACCACACGAACACGCTGGTCTTCACGAACACCCGGTCGGGCGCCGAACGAGTGCTCCACGAGCTGCGTGAGCGCTATCCCGGTCCAGGAGGTGATGGCCGCTCCGACGACGGGACGAACGACGAAACGGGCGACGGGACGAACGACGAAACGAACGAGAGAGCGACAGCTGACGCCGCGAGCGGATACGACGAGGCGAACTCCGCCTGTCACCACGGCAGCCTCTCGAAGGACGTTCGGCAGAGCGTCGAAGCGAAACTCAAGTCGGGCGAGCTGGACGTCGTCACCTCATCGACGTCGCTCGAGCTCGGCATCGACATGCCCCACGTCGACCTGGTCGTCCAGGTCGGCTCCCCGAAGAGCGTCGCCGCACTCCTCCAGCGCGTCGGCCGCGCGGGACACCGTGTGGGCCAGACCGTCACCGGGCGCGTGATCGCGCTCGATCGCGACGAACTCGTCGAGTGCGCGGTCATGCTTACGAAGGCCGAGGAGGGGTTCGTCGACTCGGTGTCGATCCCCGAGAACGCCCACGACGTGGCCGCCCAGCACGTCTACGGGATGGGCATCGCGGAGATCCGTCCGGAACGCGAGGTGAAAGCCATCCTCCGCCGGGCCTATCCGTTCCGAAACTACGACGACGAGCGCTACGAACGCCTGATCCGGTACCTCACCGCCGACTACGCCGGCCTCGAGGATCGCAACGTCTACGCGAAAATCTGGCGCGACGAGAACGACCCGCCCGACGGCGAGCACCACTACGCGGAGTACCCGGTCGGCGAGACGCTGATCGGCAAACGGGGCCGACTCGCCCGCGTCATCTACATGACGAACATCGGGACCATTCCCGACTCGTTCACCTGTAGCGTCTACACCCGCGCGAGCGACGAGTGGGTCGGCCAGCTCGACGAGGACTATCTCGACACACTGGAGAAGGGCGACGTCTTCGTCCTCGGCGGCAACCACTTCGAGTACCGCTACCGACGTGGGTCGAAGGTGTACGTAGACCACACTCGCGCCAGACCAACCGTCCCCTCCTGGTACTCCGAGCGGCTACCGCTCTCGACGGACCTCGGTCGCGAGATCCTCGACTTCCAGCGCGAGTTGCTATCGCACTACGAGGCTGGCGGTTCGGCCCGTGTCCGGGCCTGGCTCCGAGACGTTCCGCTGGACGACGACAGCGTCCGGGCGCTCGCGCGCCTGTTCGACCAGCAGTGTCGGTACGGGGGGACGGAGAGCGTGTCGACCGACGACCGACTCGCGATCGAGATCGAACGAAATCGCGACGAGTACGAGCGCCACTACTACGTCCACTCGAATTACGGTCGACGGGTCAACGACGGCCTCTCGCGATTGCTCGCGTATCACTGCGCCCAGGAGGCCACCGCGAACGTTCGCGTCGCCGTCGCGGACAACGGTTTCGTCCTCTCCATGCCGCTGAATCGCAAGGTCGACGTCCCCGGTATCCTCGCCGACCTCGACCCCGAGAGCGTCCGCAGCGACCTGCGAGATGCGCTCTCCGGGACGGACCTCCTACAGCGGTACTTCCGGATCAACGCCACACGCTCGCTGATGATCCTCAAACGCTACAAGGGCTACGAGAAGTCCGCCAGCGAACAGCAGGTCTCGAGCGAGATGCTGCTCGGCTTCGCGGAGGGCCTCGAAGACTTCGCCGTCGTCGAAGAAACGTACCGCGAGATACTGGAAGACAAACTCGCGGTCGACGAGATCGAATCCATCGTCGACGCCATCGACGCGGGCGAACTGACCGTCACACGGTCCCTGTTCGACTCGCCGACGCCGCGAGCGTTCGGCCTCGCGACGCTCTCGGCCAGCGACGTCGTCCTCGCCGAAGACGAGAGCGCCGCCCTCCAGTCGTTCCACGATCGCGTCCTCTCGGAGATCGACGCCGCGACCCCGACCGGCGTCGCCACGGACGACTGA
- a CDS encoding DUF2589 domain-containing protein has protein sequence MADPDFPSELGNIPYSKILGAPLNAAVEANAEASETAAQFIQDVGFTETDSFGTFDAQREPVYVTFHYKKDATNTDGEVETQEFEMKIPLLLLLHVPYFEVSNVTVDFNVSLNSTHMRQVEEEGGGGGSVGGLVGGIIGFNVGASYQKTDKRQQKIERSYDQSVHIEAGSIESPEGVTRLLDVLEQTITEQSEDDVETPS, from the coding sequence ATGGCAGACCCCGACTTTCCATCAGAACTGGGAAACATTCCGTACAGCAAGATACTCGGCGCACCGTTGAACGCGGCCGTGGAGGCCAACGCGGAGGCTTCGGAGACGGCGGCGCAGTTCATTCAGGACGTCGGATTCACAGAGACGGATAGCTTCGGCACGTTCGACGCCCAGCGCGAACCGGTCTACGTCACGTTCCACTACAAGAAGGACGCCACGAACACGGACGGGGAGGTCGAGACCCAGGAGTTCGAGATGAAGATTCCGCTCCTGCTGTTGCTCCACGTGCCCTACTTCGAAGTGAGCAACGTGACCGTCGACTTCAACGTCTCGCTCAACTCGACGCACATGCGGCAGGTCGAAGAGGAGGGCGGCGGTGGTGGCAGCGTCGGCGGCCTGGTCGGCGGTATCATCGGTTTCAACGTCGGTGCCAGCTACCAGAAAACCGACAAGCGCCAGCAGAAGATCGAACGCAGTTACGACCAGTCCGTCCACATCGAGGCCGGGTCGATCGAATCTCCGGAAGGTGTCACGCGGCTGCTCGACGTCCTCGAACAGACGATCACGGAACAGTCCGAAGACGACGTCGAGACTCCCTCATAA
- a CDS encoding DUF2589 domain-containing protein, whose amino-acid sequence MTEELQNLPLSALFSGPLIAAIDASVEAQTETVELLREHGYDEAGNLVTVTFGYTTTESDPAGGTRRVAREIEIPLLLFLSLPNLVIHEIEEEFSAKITKVQSTEAESDSVEPASRHRLTPIRPPRLRVTPSDQETTLDRKTRSTYDLTVRMVAELRNESAGMDRLERVAATATTDRIDEARTEQLAETRREETDGGGLSPVPGRDGTASQPTPDADATAPVRTPATPDESDDEGSETGDQLAGQSADSADRAVGDPSEYTVSELRETVAEVDDIDDARSLLEAERTGRNRKTARRAIERRIEHLRDEEASEE is encoded by the coding sequence GTGACGGAGGAACTACAGAACCTCCCGCTGTCGGCGCTGTTTAGCGGTCCGCTGATCGCCGCGATCGACGCGAGCGTCGAGGCCCAGACGGAGACCGTCGAACTCCTGCGCGAACACGGCTACGACGAGGCGGGCAATCTCGTCACGGTGACCTTCGGGTACACGACGACCGAATCCGACCCGGCGGGCGGCACGCGCCGGGTGGCCAGAGAGATCGAGATTCCACTCCTGCTCTTTCTCTCCCTTCCCAACCTCGTGATCCACGAGATCGAAGAGGAGTTCTCGGCGAAGATTACGAAGGTACAGAGTACAGAGGCCGAATCCGATAGCGTCGAACCCGCGTCTCGCCACCGCCTCACACCGATCCGGCCGCCGCGACTCCGCGTCACACCGTCCGACCAGGAGACGACGCTCGACCGCAAGACGCGCTCGACCTACGACCTGACCGTCCGGATGGTCGCGGAGCTGCGAAACGAGTCGGCGGGGATGGATCGACTCGAACGGGTGGCTGCGACCGCCACGACCGACCGGATCGACGAGGCGCGAACCGAACAGCTTGCCGAGACGCGTCGTGAGGAAACCGACGGTGGCGGCCTGTCTCCGGTGCCCGGTCGCGATGGGACTGCGAGCCAACCGACGCCGGATGCGGACGCCACGGCTCCCGTTCGTACTCCAGCAACTCCCGACGAGTCCGACGACGAGGGATCGGAGACGGGCGATCAGCTCGCGGGGCAGTCGGCCGATTCGGCCGATCGAGCGGTCGGCGATCCGTCGGAATACACCGTCTCCGAGCTTCGAGAGACGGTCGCCGAGGTGGACGATATCGACGACGCGCGGTCGCTCCTCGAGGCCGAGCGGACGGGTCGGAACCGAAAGACTGCTCGACGGGCCATCGAGCGTCGGATCGAACACCTTCGCGACGAGGAGGCGTCAGAAGAATGA
- a CDS encoding helix-hairpin-helix domain-containing protein: MTELTRFLAALYDSFSEAEMQAQEHGRRRYLELLETGAIPKDGAVPVYHAADASVTLDVGLAAEETKHGTEIYITEPTEGDESGLTFTVELFDLVDIDDFENLEYEDVLDDGVPPGRSRPGGPGGGPIGDIESQSVDAVRGIGPEFSNDLEAAGVESIADLVVHSPEELAEIVSEEGGVVSPDRASDWIEQARGMIAVLSGGAQPVEFVDDIGPAYGSRLREHGIETLSELVDRSPDEVADLVSTASRSISTDRTGEWLAAAEDLLAELEQTEADVAERSSDEPGESDASPPTDDSAMTSAERESTDETGMIDETETTGDPETNDDAETIGETETTDDEER, encoded by the coding sequence ATGACCGAACTGACCCGATTCCTCGCCGCGTTGTACGATTCGTTCTCGGAGGCGGAGATGCAGGCTCAGGAGCACGGCCGCAGGCGCTACCTCGAACTCCTCGAGACGGGAGCGATCCCGAAGGACGGTGCGGTCCCCGTTTACCACGCGGCCGACGCGAGCGTCACACTCGACGTCGGACTCGCGGCCGAAGAGACCAAACACGGGACGGAAATCTACATCACCGAACCGACGGAGGGAGACGAGTCGGGGCTGACGTTCACCGTCGAACTGTTCGACCTGGTCGACATCGACGACTTCGAGAACCTGGAGTACGAGGACGTACTGGACGATGGGGTACCGCCCGGTCGTTCGCGTCCGGGTGGACCCGGTGGCGGGCCGATTGGCGACATCGAGAGCCAGTCGGTGGACGCCGTCCGCGGGATCGGCCCGGAATTCTCGAACGATCTCGAGGCGGCTGGCGTCGAGTCGATCGCCGACCTCGTCGTCCACTCGCCCGAGGAACTGGCCGAGATCGTCAGTGAAGAGGGCGGCGTCGTCTCGCCCGATCGCGCGAGCGACTGGATCGAACAGGCTCGCGGGATGATTGCGGTCCTCTCCGGGGGCGCCCAGCCGGTCGAGTTCGTCGACGATATCGGACCGGCCTACGGGAGTCGCCTCCGTGAACACGGGATCGAGACGCTCTCGGAACTGGTCGATCGCTCACCCGACGAGGTCGCAGACCTGGTCAGTACCGCGTCCCGCTCGATCTCGACCGATCGGACCGGCGAGTGGCTCGCGGCGGCCGAGGATCTCCTCGCAGAGTTGGAACAGACCGAGGCGGACGTGGCGGAGCGCTCGTCCGACGAACCGGGAGAGAGTGATGCATCCCCACCGACCGACGATTCGGCCATGACGTCGGCGGAGCGTGAATCGACCGACGAAACCGGGATGATCGACGAAACTGAGACGACCGGCGACCCCGAGACGAACGACGACGCAGAGACGATCGGCGAAACGGAGACGACCGACGACGAAGAACGATGA
- a CDS encoding MBL fold metallo-hydrolase: MQVTFLGTGSAMPMGDRFQAGILVQEDGRTVLIDCGSGVLHRLEQSGVGYEAVSTVLLTHHHLDHVADLLPLMKARWLAGEEHLEIVGPQGTKALVDDLLSVFEYMDGRLDLQVREVVPDDTVSVAGFDVSTYETRHSLPCLAYRFDDRFTFSGDSEAFTGLANFADGCAIFAHDCSFPDDVDVSNHPTPSDLGRALADVELGRLYLTHLYPHTQGRHEEMRRSIATHFDGDVRFAEDLQRVTIES, encoded by the coding sequence ATGCAGGTGACCTTCCTCGGGACCGGCTCCGCGATGCCGATGGGCGACCGTTTCCAGGCAGGAATTCTCGTCCAGGAGGACGGTCGGACCGTGCTGATCGATTGCGGATCTGGGGTCCTCCACCGGCTGGAGCAGTCGGGCGTGGGATACGAAGCCGTCTCGACGGTGCTGCTCACGCACCACCACCTGGACCACGTCGCCGACCTCCTCCCGCTGATGAAGGCCCGGTGGCTCGCGGGCGAGGAGCATCTGGAGATCGTCGGCCCGCAGGGGACGAAAGCCCTCGTCGACGATCTCCTCTCCGTCTTCGAGTACATGGACGGCCGACTCGACCTCCAGGTTCGCGAGGTCGTCCCCGACGATACGGTCTCGGTCGCGGGATTCGACGTCTCTACGTACGAAACGCGCCACTCGCTGCCCTGTCTGGCCTATCGGTTCGACGATCGCTTCACCTTCAGCGGCGACAGCGAGGCGTTCACCGGACTGGCGAACTTCGCCGATGGGTGTGCAATCTTCGCCCACGACTGCTCGTTCCCCGACGACGTCGACGTCTCGAATCACCCGACGCCGAGTGACCTCGGCCGGGCGCTCGCCGACGTCGAACTCGGGCGGCTCTACCTCACGCACCTCTACCCGCACACGCAGGGCCGCCACGAGGAGATGCGCCGCTCGATCGCGACTCACTTCGACGGCGACGTCAGATTCGCCGAGGACCTCCAGCGCGTGACGATCGAATCGTGA
- a CDS encoding mRNA surveillance protein pelota: MQVRDRERLDGGRERLTVVPENVDDLWHLQYVLEPGDRVAGDTTRRIQRNDDKMRDTGGEREPMWVALAVEDVEFHRFANRLRVGGEIVACSREDQLGFQHTLNVEERDELSIEKYWKPDQERRLEEAEEATENPDVAIATVEEGRAHVHSVAQYGTEERATITGSTGKNEDAQDRTALFSELTDVLRRLDVDAIILAGPGFTKQDAHKYVEDEAPEVAELITMVDTASVGDRGVHEVLKRGAVADVQQETRIETEAEAIDELTRRIAEGAKAAYGPNEVEKAAEFGAIERLLVLDDRLRKERGPDREWAVDVDDLVRTVEQKGGEVTVFSSEFPPGQQLSNLGGIAALLRYRID; encoded by the coding sequence ATGCAGGTCAGAGACCGGGAGCGACTCGATGGCGGTCGGGAGCGACTGACCGTCGTCCCGGAGAACGTCGACGACCTCTGGCACCTCCAGTACGTCCTCGAGCCCGGCGACCGCGTCGCCGGCGACACGACCCGTCGGATCCAGCGCAACGACGACAAGATGCGCGATACGGGCGGCGAGCGAGAGCCCATGTGGGTCGCGCTGGCGGTCGAGGACGTCGAGTTCCACCGCTTCGCGAACCGGCTCCGCGTCGGCGGCGAGATCGTCGCCTGCTCCCGCGAGGATCAACTGGGCTTTCAGCACACACTGAACGTCGAAGAGCGCGACGAACTCTCGATCGAGAAGTACTGGAAACCCGATCAAGAACGGCGCCTCGAGGAGGCGGAGGAAGCGACCGAGAACCCCGACGTCGCCATCGCGACGGTCGAAGAGGGACGAGCCCACGTCCACAGCGTGGCCCAGTACGGCACCGAGGAACGCGCGACGATCACGGGCTCGACGGGCAAGAACGAGGACGCCCAGGATCGGACCGCGCTCTTTTCCGAGCTGACGGACGTCCTCCGACGCCTCGACGTCGACGCGATCATCCTCGCCGGACCTGGCTTTACCAAGCAAGACGCCCACAAATACGTCGAGGACGAGGCACCCGAGGTCGCAGAACTGATCACGATGGTCGACACGGCGAGCGTCGGTGACCGTGGCGTTCACGAGGTGTTAAAACGCGGTGCCGTCGCAGACGTGCAACAGGAGACGCGAATCGAGACCGAAGCCGAGGCGATCGACGAACTGACCCGCCGGATCGCCGAGGGGGCGAAGGCCGCCTACGGACCCAACGAAGTCGAGAAAGCGGCCGAATTCGGCGCGATCGAACGGCTCCTGGTTCTCGACGATCGGCTCCGAAAAGAGCGCGGTCCCGACCGCGAGTGGGCCGTCGACGTCGACGACCTGGTCCGGACGGTCGAACAGAAAGGCGGTGAGGTGACCGTGTTCTCGAGCGAGTTCCCGCCGGGACAGCAGCTCTCGAACCTTGGCGGCATCGCAGCACTCCTGCGGTATCGGATCGATTGA
- a CDS encoding DUF4129 domain-containing protein codes for MRHGRVLLLVATFLSILSLGIAGSALETVSISSPYESPSAERPDSGVSLFGMLFMLLAAVFELFGIELREPTVPAGTGDMTGVFVALLEFLYPNALPALALGLGAVLLSFAVRRLPDSRGESLIRSVVIWGVSALDGWRYGAGTAPRRNDVGREWPPAEPTDEVSRAWVAMIQALDVDTPRSRTPAEWQRAAVDAGIDPSVARELTDLFRKVRYGRSTASSDDRDRANEHLRRIEGE; via the coding sequence ATGCGACACGGACGGGTCCTGCTGCTGGTGGCGACGTTTCTCTCGATTCTCTCGCTGGGGATCGCCGGGTCGGCGCTCGAAACGGTGTCGATCTCGTCGCCGTACGAGTCGCCGTCTGCTGAGCGACCCGACTCGGGTGTCTCGCTGTTCGGGATGCTGTTTATGCTCTTGGCCGCGGTGTTCGAGTTGTTCGGTATCGAGTTGAGGGAGCCAACGGTCCCTGCCGGTACCGGCGACATGACCGGGGTCTTCGTCGCGTTGCTCGAGTTCCTGTACCCGAACGCGTTGCCCGCGCTGGCGCTCGGTTTGGGTGCGGTCCTCCTGTCTTTCGCCGTGCGACGACTTCCGGATTCTCGCGGCGAATCACTGATTCGGTCGGTAGTCATATGGGGTGTGTCCGCGCTGGACGGGTGGCGGTACGGAGCGGGCACGGCGCCACGACGCAACGACGTGGGGCGTGAGTGGCCGCCCGCCGAACCGACGGACGAGGTGTCACGGGCCTGGGTAGCCATGATCCAAGCGCTCGACGTCGATACTCCACGCAGTCGAACGCCCGCAGAGTGGCAGCGTGCAGCCGTCGACGCGGGGATCGATCCGTCCGTCGCTCGCGAACTGACCGACCTGTTCAGGAAGGTCAGGTACGGGCGTTCGACGGCATCTTCGGACGACCGGGACCGAGCGAACGAGCACCTGAGACGGATCGAGGGGGAGTGA
- a CDS encoding DUF7269 family protein: MDPISIGRRSLTAIGIFSLCLGLGVVLFVPIVPPAPWPRDDEVVVTLFFTGVLTIVCFYVPLVLGGVDVSGDANGAPPERVVSTPTPGARFERRLESRWSVTLPRQTRRRLRTDIRQAAVRAIWRRSNGTPRSARETIERGDWTSDPVAESFVRRDRGSERTPVRAVVDRVLFKTRALRAVRAIVRLEREGHRR; encoded by the coding sequence ATGGATCCCATTTCGATCGGTCGCCGTTCGCTGACCGCGATCGGGATCTTCTCACTCTGTCTGGGGCTCGGAGTAGTGCTGTTCGTTCCAATTGTCCCACCCGCTCCGTGGCCTCGAGACGACGAAGTCGTCGTGACCCTGTTCTTCACGGGAGTCCTGACGATCGTGTGCTTCTACGTGCCGCTCGTCCTGGGAGGTGTGGACGTATCGGGTGACGCGAACGGAGCGCCGCCTGAACGAGTAGTGTCGACGCCGACTCCCGGCGCTCGGTTCGAACGGCGCCTCGAGAGTCGTTGGTCGGTGACGTTGCCGCGCCAGACGCGGCGGCGTCTCCGGACGGATATCCGTCAGGCGGCCGTTCGAGCGATCTGGAGACGATCGAACGGCACACCCCGAAGTGCACGTGAAACGATCGAACGAGGGGACTGGACGAGCGATCCGGTCGCCGAATCGTTCGTTCGACGCGATCGGGGGTCGGAACGGACGCCCGTCCGGGCCGTGGTCGATCGGGTGCTGTTCAAGACTCGCGCGCTGCGAGCCGTCCGAGCGATCGTGCGCCTCGAACGGGAGGGACACCGTCGATGA
- a CDS encoding DUF58 domain-containing protein, translating to MIRRRTGRWNGTVIVALSAIAVGVLLAESALVLLAIPPIVFVGYSHLTRDPVVSLSVDHHLAPTDPTHGESVEVTVTVRNEGPQPLADVRVLDGVPPMLSVRDGTPRHGAVLGPGESTTFSYRVEPKHGVHRFEPVTAVVRDVSGRLAMVTTLSTSTAISCRSPVRTIPLERVVGNRPGATAGATTGSGVEFSTVRSYRFGDPPGRIDWNRYARSGSLSTVSYREERTESVVLCVDARRECYLSAGPAEPHAVLYERVAAREVLDAVTAAGTPVGLSILSAESTWLAPGTCSHHVGNIERTLEDDTTLSLEPPDRRTEDGCVDAHVSTLQPAVRADWGVVLFSPLCDDVPVEISRRLRERGCSVAVVSPDVTSGNSLATAFSQLRRRNRIATLRRADVPVVDWDPETPLEPTIRRSVGR from the coding sequence ATGATCCGTCGACGGACCGGTCGATGGAACGGCACGGTCATCGTCGCGTTATCGGCGATCGCCGTCGGCGTCCTGCTAGCGGAGTCGGCGTTGGTGCTCCTGGCGATCCCCCCTATCGTTTTCGTGGGCTATTCACATCTCACGAGGGACCCTGTCGTCTCGCTCTCCGTCGACCACCATCTAGCCCCCACGGACCCAACCCACGGGGAGTCCGTCGAGGTCACCGTGACGGTTCGCAACGAGGGCCCACAGCCGCTCGCAGACGTTCGAGTGCTCGACGGGGTCCCACCGATGCTCTCCGTCCGTGACGGTACGCCCCGCCACGGAGCCGTTCTCGGGCCCGGTGAGTCGACGACGTTTTCCTATCGCGTCGAACCGAAACACGGCGTCCACCGATTCGAACCGGTGACGGCGGTCGTCAGGGACGTTAGCGGCCGGCTGGCGATGGTGACGACGCTCTCGACGTCGACTGCGATTTCGTGCCGGTCGCCGGTCCGGACGATTCCGTTAGAACGGGTCGTCGGGAATCGTCCCGGCGCCACGGCTGGCGCGACGACCGGGAGCGGGGTCGAGTTCTCCACGGTCCGATCCTATCGATTTGGGGATCCACCGGGACGGATCGACTGGAATCGATACGCACGATCCGGTTCGTTATCGACGGTCAGCTATCGCGAGGAGCGAACCGAGTCGGTGGTCCTCTGCGTGGATGCGAGGCGCGAGTGCTATCTCTCGGCGGGTCCGGCCGAACCACACGCAGTGTTGTACGAACGCGTTGCAGCCAGAGAAGTACTCGACGCGGTGACAGCCGCCGGAACGCCCGTGGGGTTGTCGATTCTGTCGGCCGAGTCGACGTGGCTCGCGCCTGGAACGTGTTCTCACCACGTCGGGAATATCGAACGGACGCTCGAAGACGACACTACGCTGTCGCTCGAGCCACCGGACCGTCGGACGGAAGACGGGTGTGTCGACGCCCACGTCAGCACGCTCCAGCCGGCCGTTCGCGCGGACTGGGGCGTCGTCTTGTTCTCACCCCTCTGCGACGACGTTCCGGTCGAGATCTCGCGTCGACTCCGCGAACGAGGCTGTTCCGTCGCGGTCGTTTCACCGGACGTCACGAGTGGGAATTCCCTCGCCACCGCGTTCTCGCAACTCCGGCGCAGAAATCGTATCGCCACCCTTCGGCGAGCCGACGTTCCCGTCGTCGACTGGGACCCCGAAACGCCCCTCGAGCCGACGATCCGGCGGAGCGTGGGGCGATGA
- a CDS encoding DUF7519 family protein, producing MSRIPAHPTDPRPAVLSAAVACLAAFGAAIVGSTGPVQQAPLLLTGIGSGLYACGIVLRRRRYRFVGRVATVVGPLVVGGALVGIVALSPSLATVLPIIACGLGVAFLTVGMFSIVVRWARQCAMFGVVLLLGGVLANATIGEPPILRSAFAVTSVVLSWDAADRAVSVGRALGPGATTAPVEVVRTMPSVLVGGAAIALTVGASMIPAAGGTVFGVLLVLVATVAFTLVLSHAPRTSES from the coding sequence ATGAGTCGGATTCCTGCCCACCCGACTGATCCGCGACCAGCTGTTCTGAGCGCTGCAGTCGCCTGTCTCGCCGCCTTCGGCGCCGCCATCGTCGGCTCGACCGGACCCGTTCAGCAGGCACCGTTGCTCCTCACCGGGATCGGTTCGGGACTCTACGCGTGTGGGATCGTCCTTCGGCGCCGTCGCTACCGGTTCGTCGGACGCGTAGCCACTGTCGTCGGCCCGCTCGTCGTCGGCGGTGCGCTCGTCGGTATCGTCGCACTCTCACCATCGCTGGCGACGGTGCTGCCGATCATCGCGTGCGGTCTCGGCGTCGCGTTCCTCACCGTCGGGATGTTTTCGATCGTCGTTCGATGGGCGCGTCAGTGCGCCATGTTCGGCGTCGTCCTGCTGCTCGGTGGGGTGCTCGCGAATGCGACGATCGGTGAGCCGCCGATCTTGCGATCGGCGTTCGCGGTCACGTCGGTCGTGCTGTCCTGGGACGCCGCCGACCGGGCGGTATCGGTAGGGCGAGCACTCGGTCCCGGCGCGACGACGGCGCCGGTGGAAGTGGTCCGGACGATGCCGAGCGTTCTCGTCGGTGGGGCAGCCATCGCTCTCACCGTCGGTGCCTCGATGATTCCGGCGGCTGGTGGCACGGTTTTCGGCGTCCTGCTCGTCCTCGTAGCGACGGTCGCGTTTACGCTTGTTCTCTCACACGCCCCGCGCACGTCGGAATCGTGA